The Erythrobacter litoralis HTCC2594 nucleotide sequence ACCGCAATTTCCCCGCCATCGACGCTCTCGATGCCGGCAATCTGCCGGATTTCGGACCGCACAGCGTGCTGCTCGATTTCAGCAACGGCATCGACAATCCGGGCGTGCGGTATCTCGGCGATGCCATCGCGCTGGAATGCGGGACGGATCAATCGATCGCAACCCTGGACGACGTGCCGAGCCGATCGCTGCTCAGCCGCATTACCGATCACTACATGCAGATCCTCGCCAACCAGGCGCCGATCGGCTTCGAGGCGGAATTCGTCAATCAGCGTGGCGCGACGATCCTGTATCGCGGCATCCTGCTCCCCTTCTCCAGCGACGACGAAACCATCGATTTCATCTACGGCGTGATCAACTGGAAGGAAGTCGCCGACCAGCTGACCACCGACGAATTGTTGCTGGAAATCGGCCAGGCTCTCAACGAGGAAGACGACGACGAAGACAATTTGCGTTCGCCTGCGCGCAGCCACGATCCGGTGACCGACTGGGCCGACGGTCCGGCACTTGGTGGCGGTGAACCTGTCGACGAGGCCGCCGAGCTGTTCGGAGACGAAGAAGACGATGCGTCCGACGACGGCATCCTGTCGGAATTCGCCCTGCCCGACCTCGGCGATCTCGACGAAGAAGACACGATCGACCAGTCCGCTTACGCTTCGCTCGCTCCGGCAAGCGAGATCGAGGAAAGCGACGCCGAGCTTTCCGGCCTGTCCGGTCTTTCGGGCCTGCGCAACAAGCCGACCAAGAAACCGCTCGACCTCTCTGGCGCAGATATGCCCGCGCCGGTTGGTGAGGACGGCGGCGTGCCGGAAGAGGTTTCTTTCACGGACGAGGACGATTCCGCCGACGAAAGCGACCAGTTCGAAGCGCTGCTCGGCAGCGACGATATCGACGCACCGGAAGACGCGGATGACTGGTCGACGCCTATTGCCGACCAGATGCCGTCCGAAGATCCGCTGCCGGCACCGGCATTCGATCCCGAGCCGCGGGTGCCCGCCAACGACGCAAGCGTCGATCCCGTGCCGGAACCCGATATCGAACTGGACGACGGCGATTTCGAGGAAGATGAACTCGCCGCGCCCGGGACGGGTAGCGCCGAAGGGCTCTACGATACGCTCGCCGAAGCGCGCGAACTGGCGCAGGTCGCCCGCACCCGCGAAGACCGCAGCCGCGCCGCGCTTTATGAGGCGGTGTCTCGCGCCTACGACGTCAGCCTGGCTGCCGCCGAGTCGCCGGAGGACTTTGCGGAGCTCGTCAAAGAAAACGGCCTGACGACGCAGGATCGCGCGCCGATGACCCCGGTCGTCAAGCTCGTGTTCGGGGCCAATTACGACAAAACCCGCCTGACCGAATATGCCGCTGTGCTCGATCACGCCCACCGCCACACGATCGAACGCGGCGGGCTGTCGGATTTCCTCGCCGGGGCCGAAGGCGGCCTCAAGGGCATGGTCCAGGCCGAACGTCGCCTGCGCCGCGAAGAAGCGGGCAAGCCGGCGGAAGACA carries:
- a CDS encoding PAS domain-containing protein, with translation MDTLRGPFGSFEDDTRDEDYGLEADSDDIGREAPPSPVGQDERRMQVRAYNHWASLLQDRNFPAIDALDAGNLPDFGPHSVLLDFSNGIDNPGVRYLGDAIALECGTDQSIATLDDVPSRSLLSRITDHYMQILANQAPIGFEAEFVNQRGATILYRGILLPFSSDDETIDFIYGVINWKEVADQLTTDELLLEIGQALNEEDDDEDNLRSPARSHDPVTDWADGPALGGGEPVDEAAELFGDEEDDASDDGILSEFALPDLGDLDEEDTIDQSAYASLAPASEIEESDAELSGLSGLSGLRNKPTKKPLDLSGADMPAPVGEDGGVPEEVSFTDEDDSADESDQFEALLGSDDIDAPEDADDWSTPIADQMPSEDPLPAPAFDPEPRVPANDASVDPVPEPDIELDDGDFEEDELAAPGTGSAEGLYDTLAEARELAQVARTREDRSRAALYEAVSRAYDVSLAAAESPEDFAELVKENGLTTQDRAPMTPVVKLVFGANYDKTRLTEYAAVLDHAHRHTIERGGLSDFLAGAEGGLKGMVQAERRLRREEAGKPAEDSDAVRPALAKKLRALDTFSLDALDDDGPEFGVVMIRRTENGDIVLLGEVRDDVKLVEKVARKLVG